In a single window of the Bufo bufo chromosome 5, aBufBuf1.1, whole genome shotgun sequence genome:
- the BCL2 gene encoding apoptosis regulator Bcl-2 isoform X2 gives MAHHRRGSYDHRDIVVKYIHYKLSQRGYEWEEGRQISSGFPATSAANNNLTNDGEVSAVPGGPAGQPLASDLPAASSSDNESQSNFPVPLLDNAPAAPRSSTSAASPIPSPQADLDVAQREGNVDEDAGQPLDEDNGEDAPLQPVPPALFQTLSRAGDEFSNLYQQDFRHISGLLHLTPSTVRLRFAAVVEELFHDGVNWGRIVAFFEFGGVMCVESVNREMSPLVDSIAGWMTEYLNRHLQNWIQEQGGWVLLYTILQDLEPKTETN, from the exons ATGGCTCATCATAGGAGAGGAAGCTATGACCATCGGGACATCGTGGTAAAATACATCCATTATAAGCTGTCACAGAGGGGCTATGAATGGGAGGAAGGGAGACAGATTTCTTCTGGCTTCCCAGCTACTTCTGCTGCTAACAATAATCTTACTAATGACGGAGAGGTGTCTGCCGTACCTGGTGGTCCagctggacaacctcttgcttcAGATTTgcctgctgcttcctcttcagaTAATGAATCTCAGAGTAATTTTCCAGTACCACTTCTAGACAATGCACCTGCTGCTCCCAGAAGCTCTACATCTGCTGCATCCCCCATCCCTTCACCCCAGGCAGATTTGGATGTTGCCCAGAGAGAAGGGAATGTTGATGAAGATGCTGGTCAACCACTTGATGAAGATAATGGTGAAGACGCCCCTTTACAACCTGTTCCCCCTGCATTATTCCAGACACTGAGTCGTGCAGGAGATGAGTTCTCCAATTTGTACCAGCAAGACTTCAGACATATCTCGGGGCTCCTCCACCTGACCCCATCCACAGTTCGTCTTCGTTTTGCCGCTGTGGTGGAGGAGCTCTTTCATGATGGGGTAAATTGGGGCAGAATTGTGGCTTTTTTTGAGTTTGGAGGAGTCATGTGTGTAGAGAGTGTGAATCGTGAGATGTCACCTTTGGTGGATTCCATAGCTGGATGGATGACCGAGTACCTGAATAGGCATCTGCAGAACTGGATCCAAGAACAGGGAGGATGG GTTTTACTGTACACCATTTTGCAGGATCTTGAACCAAAAACAGAAACAAACTAG